A region of Nitrososphaerota archaeon DNA encodes the following proteins:
- a CDS encoding superoxide dismutase, which yields MAKTYTLPPLPYDYKALEPHISEQIMKLHHDKHHQAYVTGANAALDKLEKARNGELQIDIRAVLRDYSFNVDGHILHSIFWPNMAPAGKGGGSPGGAIGDWITRDFGGFDKFKAQFSDAAKTVEGSGWALLLHDPWTDSLVLTQVEKQNFMHLAQMTILLGLDVWEHAYYLQYWNDRAKYVEAWWNVVNWSDVDAKLSKVK from the coding sequence ATGGCTAAGACATACACGCTGCCACCACTACCCTACGACTACAAGGCGCTAGAACCACACATCTCGGAGCAAATCATGAAGCTTCACCACGACAAGCATCACCAAGCTTACGTCACAGGTGCAAACGCGGCCCTCGACAAGCTCGAGAAGGCCCGCAACGGTGAACTCCAGATCGACATCAGAGCCGTCCTCAGGGACTACAGCTTCAACGTCGACGGTCACATCCTCCACTCCATCTTCTGGCCCAACATGGCTCCTGCGGGGAAAGGCGGAGGAAGCCCCGGGGGTGCGATCGGTGATTGGATAACCAGAGACTTCGGAGGCTTCGACAAGTTCAAGGCCCAGTTCAGCGATGCCGCCAAGACCGTTGAAGGAAGCGGCTGGGCGCTCCTGCTGCACGACCCCTGGACAGACTCCCTGGTCCTGACCCAGGTGGAGAAGCAGAACTTCATGCATCTCGCACAGATGACCATCCTTCTAGGGCTGGACGTTTGGGAACACGCGTACTATTTGCAGTACTGGAACGACAGGGCGAAGTACGTGGAGGCCTGGTGGAACGTCGTCAACTGGTCAGACGTTGACGCGAAACTCTCGAAGGTCAAGTAA